A genomic stretch from Capricornis sumatraensis isolate serow.1 chromosome 4, serow.2, whole genome shotgun sequence includes:
- the FKBP11 gene encoding peptidyl-prolyl cis-trans isomerase FKBP11 has translation MTLRPSLLPLRLLLLLLLRGAVCRAEAGSETESPVRTLQVETLVEPPEPCAEPAAFGDTLHIHYSGSLVDGRIFDTSLTRDPLVIELGQKQVIPGLEQSLLDMCVGEKRRVIIPSHLAYGKRGFPPSIPADAELHFDVELIALIRANYWQKLVKGIFPLVGMAMVPALLGLIGYHLYRKASSPKISKKKLKEEKRNKSKKK, from the exons ATGACTCTGCGCCCCTCACTTCTCCCGCtccgactgctgctgctgctgctgctcaggggGGCGGTGTGCCGGGCGGAGGCTGGGTCCGAAACCGAAAGTCCTGTCCGGACCCTCCAAGTGGAGACCCTG GTGGAGCCCCCCGAGCCGTGTGCTGAGCCTGCTGCCTTTGGAGACACGCTTCACATACACTACTCG ggcagCCTGGTAGATGGACGCATCTTTGACACCTCTCTGACCAGAGACCCTCTGGTTATAGAACTTGGCCAAAAGCAGGTGATACCAG GTCTGGAGCAGAGCCTTCTAGACATGTGTGTGGG AGAGAAGCGAAGGGTAATCATTCCTTCTCACCTGGCCTATGGAAAACGGGGATTTCCACCATCTATCCCAG cggATGCAGAGCTGCATTTTGACGTGGAACTGATTGCACTGATCCGAGCCAACTACTGGCAGAAGCTGGTGAAGGGCATTTTCCCTCTGGTAGGCATGGCCATGGTGCCAGCCCTCCTGGGCCTTATTGGGTATCATCTATACAGAAAGGCCAGCAGTCCTAAAATCTCCAAAAAGAAGCTCAAGGAAGAGAAACGAAACAAgagcaaaaagaaataa
- the CCDC65 gene encoding dynein regulatory complex subunit 2 — protein sequence MSKKGKKAKVPLSDEEQLLLFQQKLLAEEEMAKKKERLLNQFLKDKLAKEEHNSALNLNKINTQWRTVLREVKTRELHKDIEILSQTFERVVDCKDSVIKSLAKDLSEAEEQHAHALRSHLHSIDQLLALQRCRLSLLEENYNMELEALTKEFETERKTIIDQHEKEIHYLQDVFMAMEQNYIDSEYESKLEFQSMWDDLKNKNLEEKHFLRLQLENIVEDLWRRFQDALKNYTDATEDRKVAFETLKVKDEKSSKEIEAQMKKIQKLQDSIIILKGKILVHSRESEEQNQDIREDKELVLVQLQKLKAQRTQARGIAQENLVKLTLESNATLKALREIVNKGEKILKLAEICRKFETEEEKVLPFYSSVLTPKEQEEIETMDLEEFNEELGKVIMDYKGMENFWKRYNKVKLEQLSLRHRRAQLLEINEKLREMLRQYLDGISVSDEVLSQLNPLFIVNHRSNLPQLLPTPTAQPGDKKPPATYSIIEAAHVVSHTL from the exons ATGtctaagaaagggaaaaaagccaAGGTGCCGTTGTCGGATGAGGAGCAGCTCCTTCTGTTTCAGCAGAAGTTgctggcagaggaggagatggccaaGAAGAAAGAGAGGCTCCTGAACCAGTTCTTGAAG GACAAGCTGGCCAAGGAGGAGCACAACAGTGCTCTGAACCTTAATAAGATTAACACACAGTGGAGAACGGTCCTTCGGGAAGTCAAGACGAGAGAGCTTCATAAGGACATTGAGATCCTCAGCCAAACATTTGAACGAGTGGTGGACTGCAAGGACAGTGTCATCAAG TCTTTAGCAAAGGACCTGTCAGAAGCCGAGGAGCAGCACGCCCACGCCCTGCGCAGCCACTTGCACAGCATCGACCAGCTCTTGGCCCTGCAGAGATGCCGGCTCAGCCTCCTCGAGGAAAATTACAACATGGAGCTGGAGGCCCTAACCAAGGAGTTTGAGACTGAAAG GAAAACAATTATTGACCAACATGAAAAAGAGATTCACTACCTACAAGATGTCTTCATGGCCATGGAGCAGAACTACATAGATTCTGAATATGAAAGCAAGCTGGAGTTCCAGAGCATGTGGGATGATCTGAAAAACAAG AATTTAGAAGAGAAGCACTTTCTAAGACTGCAACTGGAGAACATAGTAGAAGATCTGTGGAGAAGGTTCCAGGATGCACTCAAGAATTACACTGATGCTACAGAGGATCGAAAGGTTGCCTTCGAGACTCTCAAGGTGAAGGACGAGAAAAGCTCCAAAGAGATTGAAGCACagatgaaaaaaatacagaaactacAG GATtccatcattattttaaaaggaaagatcCTTGTGCACAGCCGCGAGAGTGAAGAACAGAATCAGGACATTCGTGAAGACAAGGAGTTGGTCCTGGTACAACTGCAAAAACTTAAGGCCCAGAGGACTCAGGCCCGGGGAATAGCACAGGAGAACTTAGTCAAACTCACCCTGGAAAGCAATGCTACCCTCAAGGCCCTGAGGGAGATTGTCAACAAG GGTGAAAAGATTCTTAAACTTGCTGAAATATGTAGGAAATTTGAAACAGAAGAAGAGAAAGTGCTGCCTTTTTATTCATCGGTGTTGACTCCCAAGGAGCAGGAAGAGATAGAGACAATGGACCTAGAGGAGTTTAATGAAGAGCTTGGAAAG GTGATAATGGACTACAAAGGGATGGAGAATTTCTGGAAAAGGTACAACAAAGTGAaactggagcaactgagccttcGGCACAGACGTGCTCAGTTGTTAGAAATCAATGAGAAGCTGCGGGAGATGCTCAGGCAAtacttggatggcatctctgTGAGTGATGAAGTGCTGAGCCAGCTCAACCCACTCTTCATCGTCAATCACCGCAGCAACTTACCCCAGCTCCTGCCCACGCCCACAGCCCAGCCAGGTGACAAAAAACCTCCAGCCACTTACAGCATCATTGAAGCGGCCCATGTGGTCTCCCACACCCTGTGA
- the ARF3 gene encoding ADP-ribosylation factor 3: protein MGNIFGNLLKSLIGKKEMRILMVGLDAAGKTTILYKLKLGEIVTTIPTIGFNVETVEYKNISFTVWDVGGQDKIRPLWRHYFQNTQGLIFVVDSNDRERVNEAREELMRMLAEDELRDAVLLVFANKQDLPNAMNAAEITDKLGLHSLRHRNWYIQATCATSGDGLYEGLDWLANQLKNKK from the exons ATGGGTAACATCTTTGGAAACCTTCTCAAGAGCCTGATTGGGAAGAAGGAGATGCGCATCCTGATGGTGGGCCTGGATGCCGCAGGAAAGACCACCATCCTGTACAAGCTGAAACTGGGCGAGATCGtcaccaccatccccaccatTG GGTTCAATGTGGAGACAGTGGAGTACAAGAACATCAGCTTCACAGTTTGGGATGTGGGTGGCCAGGACAAGATTCGGCCTCTCTGGAGACACTACTTCCAGAACACCCAAG GGTTGATATTTGTGGTCGACAGCAATGATCGAGAGCGAGTAAATGAGGCCCGGGAGGAGCTGATGAGGATGCTGGCGGAGGATGAGCTCCGGGATGCTGTGCTCCTTGTCTTTGCAAACAAACAG GACTTGCCTAATGCCATGAATGCCGCTGAGATCACAGACAAGCTGGGGCTGCACTCCCTGCGCCACCGCAACTGGTACATTCAGGCCACCTGTGCCACCAGCGGGGACGGGCTGTACGAAGGCCTGGACTGGCTGGCCAACCAGCTCAAAAACAAGAAGTGA